One Micromonospora sp. WMMD1120 genomic region harbors:
- a CDS encoding glucose-6-phosphate dehydrogenase assembly protein OpcA — MIGLWDTTGNEVVKALAAERRSAGGVASGMALTLIVVVDEKRVREAEAAATIAAAAHPCRLLVVVRSDIERDRNRLDAEIVVGGRLGPCEAVVTRMYGRLALHAESVVLPLLVPDVPVVTWWHGEPPAEIATDFLGVVADRRITDAAQAADPVEALRQRARDYAPGDTDLAWTRITPWRTLVAGAFDTTSAQVTEATVVAPPTDPTATLMIGWLSSRLGITPRRVDSTDAPRMREVQLSCANGDQLTLTREESLAVFRRTGQDDRTLPLVRRPLGDELAEELRRLDADQVYAEALGATVGLRGLEQRPAQRVHVWKDPATAQRAEAGVTAHSGTSGEV; from the coding sequence ATGATCGGGCTGTGGGACACCACCGGCAACGAGGTGGTCAAGGCGCTCGCCGCCGAGCGGCGCAGCGCCGGTGGGGTGGCCAGCGGCATGGCGCTCACCCTCATCGTGGTGGTGGACGAGAAGCGGGTCCGGGAGGCGGAGGCGGCGGCGACGATCGCCGCCGCCGCCCACCCGTGCCGGCTGCTGGTGGTGGTGCGCTCCGACATCGAGCGGGACCGCAACCGGCTGGACGCCGAGATCGTGGTCGGTGGCCGGCTCGGCCCGTGCGAGGCGGTGGTCACCCGGATGTACGGCCGGCTGGCCCTGCACGCCGAGTCGGTGGTGCTGCCGCTGCTGGTCCCGGACGTCCCGGTGGTCACCTGGTGGCACGGTGAGCCGCCGGCGGAGATCGCCACCGACTTCCTGGGTGTGGTCGCCGACCGGAGGATCACCGACGCCGCGCAGGCCGCCGACCCGGTGGAGGCGCTGCGACAGCGGGCCCGGGACTACGCCCCCGGCGACACCGACCTGGCGTGGACCCGGATCACCCCGTGGCGCACCCTGGTCGCGGGCGCGTTCGACACCACGAGCGCCCAGGTCACCGAGGCGACGGTGGTAGCGCCGCCGACCGACCCGACGGCGACGCTGATGATCGGTTGGCTGTCCAGCCGGCTCGGCATCACCCCCCGCCGGGTGGACAGCACCGACGCACCCCGCATGCGCGAGGTGCAGCTGAGCTGCGCCAACGGCGACCAGCTCACGCTGACCCGGGAGGAGAGCCTGGCGGTGTTCCGGCGGACCGGCCAGGACGACCGCACCCTGCCCCTGGTCCGCCGCCCGCTCGGCGACGAACTGGCCGAGGAGCTGCGCCGGTTGGACGCCGACCAGGTGTACGCGGAGGCGTTGGGCGCGACGGTCGGGCTGCGTGGGCTGGAACAACGGCCCGCACAGCGGGTCCACGTCTGGAAGGATCCGGCCACCGCACAGCGCGCCGAGGCCGGCGTCACGGCGCACTCCGGCACCAGCGGCGAGGTCTGA
- the pgl gene encoding 6-phosphogluconolactonase: MSEASVAVHADADLLAQAVAARLLVKLLDAQSDRGEASVVLTGGRVAAAVYRAVAALPARDAVDWSRVDVWWGDERFLPAGDPDRNETQARSALLDVVPLDPARVHPMPASDGPAGDDPEVAAAAYADELLRAAGPGHGTLPHFDVLMLGVGEDGHVASVFPEHPVHYDTRPCSAVRGSPKPPPTRTTLTLPAINTAEEVWLVAAGADKAHAVGMALAGAGPVQLPAAGVHGVARTRWLLDRAAATDVPARLRSLR; this comes from the coding sequence ATGAGTGAGGCGAGTGTCGCCGTACACGCCGACGCCGACCTGCTGGCGCAGGCCGTGGCCGCCCGGTTGCTGGTGAAGCTGCTCGACGCCCAGTCCGACCGGGGCGAGGCCTCGGTGGTGCTCACCGGCGGCCGGGTCGCCGCGGCCGTCTACCGGGCGGTGGCGGCGCTGCCGGCCCGGGACGCGGTGGACTGGTCCCGGGTCGACGTGTGGTGGGGCGACGAGCGGTTCCTGCCGGCCGGTGACCCGGACCGCAACGAGACGCAGGCCCGGTCCGCCCTGCTGGACGTGGTGCCGCTGGACCCGGCCCGGGTGCACCCGATGCCGGCCTCGGACGGCCCGGCCGGCGACGACCCCGAGGTGGCCGCGGCGGCGTACGCGGACGAGCTGCTGCGCGCCGCCGGCCCGGGGCACGGCACGCTGCCGCACTTCGACGTGCTGATGTTGGGCGTCGGCGAGGACGGGCACGTCGCCTCGGTCTTCCCCGAGCACCCCGTGCACTACGACACGCGACCGTGCAGCGCGGTGCGGGGCAGCCCGAAGCCGCCGCCGACGCGGACCACCCTCACCCTGCCGGCGATCAACACCGCCGAGGAGGTCTGGTTGGTCGCGGCCGGCGCCGACAAGGCGCACGCGGTGGGTATGGCGCTGGCCGGCGCCGGGCCGGTGCAGCTACCGGCGGCCGGGGTGCACGGCGTGGCCCGCACCCGCTGGCTCCTGGACCGGGCGGCGGCGACCGACGTGCCGGCCCGGCTGCGCAGCCTCCGCTGA